The DNA region TCACCATCATGATGAAGGCAAGAGCAAGCGAGATTCGCAAGCCTGCGAATATTTCCGGCGAGGCCGCCGGCAGAATGACATAAAAGAGGTGGCGGATTCCTCGAATTCCATAAACCCTGGCGGAGTTGAGCTGCGTCGAATCAATCGACTGTACGCCTTTCACCGTATTCAGCAGAATCGGCCAGATAACGCCGAAAGCAATGAATAAAATCTTCATCGAATCGCCGATGCCGAACAGGATCAGAAAAATCGGCAGCGCCGCCGGCGGCGATATGGCTCTTCCGAAATGAATGATCGGTTCGAAATAAGCATCCAGACCGCGCACGAGTCCGATCGCAACTCCGAGCATAATCCCGAAAACACTGGCCAGACCCCATCCGGATATGATTCTGAACAGACTCGGCAAAGCATTATGTTGTAATGCCGTTATGGACAGCCAGTTCCGTCCTAGCTCTTTCGCTATCTCCAAAGGCGTCGGAAAGAAAAAAGCATGAAACAAGCTTGTCAGCAACTGCCAGAGAAGAATCAGTCCGATCCATAACGCGAATGTCTCCGCTGTTCGGTAGTAGAGTGTGGAAGCGCGTCTGGTGTTCAATGGATCTCCCCCTTTTTCTTGCGGAATGAGGTATGCCAGAAAAATAAACGATGTTCCGCGTACTCCATGATCATATTAATCGCGTATCCAAGGAGACCTGAAATAAACGTCGCACTGTATACCGGATTTAGGGAGCCCGATGCGGACTCCTGAAGAATCCATCCTCCCAGCCCTTGACCGCTTCCGGCCACCATCTCCCCGGCGATGGCAACGGAGAGGGCAATTGAAAGCGCGATCCGAATACCGGTCGCAATGAACGGGGCGCTGCTTGGCAGTTCTACTTTCAGCAGCGTTTCCCATCGGCCGAACCCGAACGTTCTGGCTGTTTGGCAAAACAACTGATCTACATTGTGCATACCGTATATGCTGTTGATTAAAATTGGCCAGATGGATGTCCAGACAACTAGTGAGATCGTGGCTCGCTCGGAAAGTCCGAACATCAAA from Ferviditalea candida includes:
- a CDS encoding ABC transporter permease yields the protein MDTMQSKLLKKLTAAHCKRANGRSSDFAIKGKTRIQTIAKGCAGIFAAFTLWQLAALLVDTQYFPSAWTIVKYSFGLLFEPTFIVHVYGTVQAMLAGLALAALIAVPAGLLLGRYPLAYRLTRLLVETLRPIPAVALAPLAILMFGLSERATISLVVWTSIWPILINSIYGMHNVDQLFCQTARTFGFGRWETLLKVELPSSAPFIATGIRIALSIALSVAIAGEMVAGSGQGLGGWILQESASGSLNPVYSATFISGLLGYAINMIMEYAEHRLFFWHTSFRKKKGEIH
- a CDS encoding ABC transporter permease, with amino-acid sequence MNTRRASTLYYRTAETFALWIGLILLWQLLTSLFHAFFFPTPLEIAKELGRNWLSITALQHNALPSLFRIISGWGLASVFGIMLGVAIGLVRGLDAYFEPIIHFGRAISPPAALPIFLILFGIGDSMKILFIAFGVIWPILLNTVKGVQSIDSTQLNSARVYGIRGIRHLFYVILPAASPEIFAGLRISLALAFIMMVISEMISASGGIGYMILQSQANFDILSMWAGMVILGIGGILFNSLFLALEAYFLRWQRGSAGISA